Proteins encoded in a region of the Paenibacillus sp. W2I17 genome:
- a CDS encoding crossover junction endodeoxyribonuclease RuvC, with the protein MKIMGIDHGTNYAGWATMTKGKPIDFGLMDYSKIQMPKVLNAIYQDNYDMIRSHKPDVVILERPVHFKNANSVIALVGAYSMVTLAALHNRVQIAEIRPSELKSFTGKGNADKETVATEMQMLFDLDYDKIAVPVLYKRNDPKGKYKIGDIQQRLFDPSDALALCWAYDQKHIKGVA; encoded by the coding sequence ATGAAGATTATGGGCATTGATCACGGGACCAATTATGCGGGATGGGCAACTATGACGAAGGGTAAACCAATCGATTTCGGTTTAATGGACTATTCCAAAATACAGATGCCCAAGGTCTTGAACGCCATTTACCAGGACAACTACGACATGATTCGATCACACAAACCTGATGTCGTCATTTTGGAACGCCCCGTACATTTTAAAAATGCGAATAGCGTAATCGCTTTGGTTGGTGCGTATTCCATGGTTACATTGGCTGCACTCCATAATCGCGTTCAAATTGCAGAGATACGGCCGTCAGAACTGAAATCCTTCACTGGTAAAGGGAATGCGGATAAAGAGACAGTGGCAACGGAAATGCAAATGTTGTTTGATCTGGATTACGACAAGATTGCAGTTCCGGTCTTGTACAAGCGAAATGATCCAAAAGGCAAATACAAAATAGGTGATATACAGCAGCGGCTGTTTGACCCTTCCGACGCTTTGGCATTGTGCTGGGCGTACGACCAAAAACATATCAAAGGAGTTGCATAA
- a CDS encoding T9SS type A sorting domain-containing protein — MNLAKKVTLLSSSCVLALALGGATGALAAPIQDSGQTSTDPIIVPYVNWSGSAYLTTNAYSNVTSSNNFFNDSPTVTNDANSPGTITVRIVNSSGEQVGSTKTISAGKSANLDSIPWNSGTYTLQAKGSKAGYYNISID, encoded by the coding sequence TTGAATTTAGCAAAAAAAGTAACATTATTATCTTCTAGTTGTGTACTGGCATTAGCATTAGGGGGCGCAACAGGTGCACTGGCTGCACCAATTCAAGATTCTGGTCAGACTTCTACTGACCCAATAATCGTTCCCTACGTTAACTGGTCTGGTTCGGCCTACTTAACTACCAATGCTTATAGTAACGTCACATCATCCAACAACTTTTTTAATGATTCGCCTACTGTGACAAATGATGCAAACAGTCCAGGAACTATTACCGTTAGGATTGTAAACTCATCTGGCGAACAAGTAGGAAGCACTAAAACAATTTCTGCTGGGAAATCTGCAAATTTGGATTCAATACCTTGGAATAGCGGAACGTATACCCTTCAAGCAAAAGGAAGCAAAGCAGGGTATTATAATATTTCAATTGATTAA
- the dnaB gene encoding replicative DNA helicase, producing the protein MIYLQSFGTPDLPHSLEIEQAVLGGALIDIEMAEEIVTRLDLDTFFSAKHRLIYQAFVELVENHNPVDLITVMGRLKEKNELEDVGGVVYLSELAGSVPKQANVTHYDMYIHQLQDAAIRRDFIRTSMLQIEQAMAGTKVPQLLASASAAQAKIADRAAPKEDFKPIKDIMMQLVDDVETRAYNVKHGIVNGLHTGFIDLDSITGGLQRSDLIIVAARPSVGKTAFALNIAQNVAKDTKDAVAVFSLEMSAGQFAQRMVSSEGNIDASAIRMGDMQNDDWIKMAEAVGILGETNIYVDDSAGITIQDICSKCRRLKKEKGLALILIDYLQLIEVAGGKGKSGENRQQEVSYISRTLKHLARELDVPVIALSQLSRAVEQRQDKRPMMSDLRESGSIEQDADIVSFLYRDDYYNQESEKKNIIEIIIGKQRNGPVGTVELVFLKQFNKFVNYQRTHNDSFGPKPPQQPQNIEQRQWA; encoded by the coding sequence ATGATTTACTTGCAAAGCTTCGGAACACCTGATTTACCTCATAGCCTTGAAATTGAACAAGCAGTATTAGGCGGGGCTTTGATTGATATTGAAATGGCAGAAGAAATTGTAACAAGACTGGATTTGGACACTTTCTTCAGCGCAAAGCATCGTTTGATATATCAAGCTTTTGTAGAGCTGGTAGAGAATCATAACCCTGTAGATCTGATTACGGTTATGGGACGGTTGAAGGAGAAGAACGAGTTAGAAGATGTTGGTGGGGTAGTCTATCTTTCTGAACTAGCGGGTTCTGTTCCGAAGCAAGCCAATGTTACGCATTACGACATGTACATTCACCAGTTGCAGGATGCGGCTATACGACGCGATTTCATCCGGACGAGCATGTTGCAGATAGAACAGGCGATGGCCGGTACCAAAGTTCCGCAGCTACTTGCCAGTGCTTCAGCAGCGCAAGCCAAGATTGCTGATCGGGCTGCTCCGAAAGAGGACTTTAAGCCAATCAAAGATATCATGATGCAACTTGTCGATGACGTGGAGACTCGTGCATACAACGTGAAGCACGGCATCGTCAATGGTTTACACACAGGATTCATTGACTTGGACAGTATAACTGGCGGTCTTCAGCGGAGCGATTTGATTATTGTGGCAGCTCGTCCCTCCGTAGGTAAGACAGCGTTTGCATTGAACATTGCTCAAAACGTCGCCAAAGATACAAAAGATGCGGTAGCAGTGTTCAGCTTGGAGATGTCCGCAGGGCAATTTGCGCAGCGGATGGTCAGTTCTGAAGGGAATATCGATGCTAGCGCGATTCGTATGGGTGACATGCAAAACGATGATTGGATAAAGATGGCCGAAGCAGTCGGTATCCTTGGAGAAACCAATATCTACGTGGACGATTCAGCTGGGATCACTATTCAGGACATTTGTTCCAAGTGTCGGAGGCTCAAGAAGGAGAAAGGGCTGGCACTTATCCTGATCGATTACCTGCAGCTTATCGAAGTTGCTGGAGGAAAAGGTAAATCGGGTGAGAATCGGCAGCAAGAAGTTTCCTACATCAGTCGGACATTGAAGCACTTAGCCCGCGAACTGGACGTTCCAGTTATCGCATTGTCCCAGCTCAGCCGAGCGGTCGAGCAACGCCAGGACAAACGGCCAATGATGAGTGATCTTCGTGAATCGGGTTCCATCGAGCAAGATGCAGATATCGTATCGTTCTTGTACCGGGACGACTACTACAACCAGGAATCGGAGAAGAAGAACATCATCGAGATCATCATCGGTAAGCAACGTAATGGTCCCGTGGGTACCGTCGAACTGGTCTTCCTGAAGCAATTCAATAAATTCGTTAATTATCAACGCACTCATAACGATTCATTCGGGCCAAAACCGCCACAACAGCCCCAAAATATTGAACAACGCCAGTGGGCGTAA